A window of the Salmo trutta chromosome 25, fSalTru1.1, whole genome shotgun sequence genome harbors these coding sequences:
- the LOC115162429 gene encoding serine protease 3-like, with product MESQECGGSLIHEKWILTAEHCTSFGSTITAILGAHPGGTPKPEEVQIPDENIRRYIDRQVTHDIMLLKLPTAYPQFTTIHLPPSTCMTPELKENVRIAGWSYTEDGTKPEKLQCSKSGDLQVTECSLTEDTQTKIQMRFCAAGPGKTDACHGDSGGSLMNKDGLLYGVTSRGSKTECKVPITFMDVCKYRKWIIGEINKDNELDSE from the exons ATGGAGTCACAAGAATGTGGTGGCTCTCTTATTCATGAGAAATGGATCCTTACAGCTGAGCACTGCACTAGCTTTGGGAG TACTATAACAGCGATACTGGGTGCACATCCAGGTGGAACACCTAAACCAGAAGAGGTCCAGATTCCTGATGAAAACATACGCCGTTATATAGACAGACAAGTCACTCATGACATCATGCTGCTGAAGCTGCCTACGGCATACCCTCAGTTCACTACCATTCACCTTCCTCCTTCTACATGCATGACACCTGAGTTGAAGGAGAATGTGAGAATTGCAGGCTGGAGTTACACAGAAG ATGGCACAAAGCCAGAGAAACTACAGTGTTCAAAATCAGGAGACCTCCAAGTCACTGAGTGTAGCCTCACAGAAGATACTCAAACCAAAATTCAAATGCGATTCTGCGCAGCAGGTCCAGGGAAGACAGACGCCTGCCAT GGGGACTCTGGAGGAAGTCTGATGAACAAAGATGGCCTCCTGTATGGTGTGACCTCACGGGGTAGTAAAACAGAGTGTAAAGTTCCAATCACCTTCATGGATGTTTGCAAGTACCGAAAATGGATAATAGGAGAAATCAATAAAGACAATGAATTGGATAGTGAGTAA